From the Mangifera indica cultivar Alphonso chromosome 10, CATAS_Mindica_2.1, whole genome shotgun sequence genome, one window contains:
- the LOC123227278 gene encoding beta-amyrin 28-monooxygenase-like produces MELISTSFKMELWHLFLYCLAPVFIILVSGIWSFNPRYKNLPPGSFGWPLLGETIEFVSKPEMFVLDRMNKYSPDIFKTNILGEKMAVICGANGHKFLFTNGHTIFTPFLPYSMRKLFFSSAPGDFNLKKTVKEVKGAPGFLKPEALVKYVGKMDSITQQHMNTLWEGNDEVKAFSLAKSLTLALACRFFMGAEDPERVSRTISRFDAIKVGMHSVPWNFPGTNFHKACKAAAAVHQELMRVISEKKSAMARGEPVRDIVSHVIQASYGSDVEIAEQLMGTLVAGYSTVASLMTFVMKYVAERPDVYQKVLAEQQEVAASKKPGELLNWDDMQKMKYSWNVAREVLRLAPVIRGTFREVLSDFTYAGYTVPKGWKLYWTVDSTHMNPKHFRNPEKFDPSRYDEANDLPSYAFTPFGVGLRSCPAKEYSRLAVLAFVHNLVKKFRWEMVIPDEKIIGGLMPSPEQGLLIRLYHH; encoded by the exons ATGGAGCTCATTTCAACATCATTCAAAATGGAGCTCTGGCATCTTTTCCTGTACTGTTTAGCTCCTGTTTTTATCATTCTTGTTTCTGGTATCTGGTCATTTAATCCCAGATACAAAAACCTGCCACCAGGAAGTTTCGGATGGCCTCTTCTAGGTGAAACCATTGAATTCGTATCAAAGCCAGAGATGTTTGTGCTGGACAGAATGAACAAATACTCTCCAGATATCTTCAAAACCAATATACTTGGGGAGAAAATGGCAGTAATCTGCGGAGCAAATGGCCACAAGTTTCTCTTCACCAATGGACACACAATCTTCACTCCATTTCTGCCCTATTCCATGAGAAAACTGTTCTTCTCTTCAGCCCCTGGTGACTTCAATCTCAAAAAAACTGTGAAGGAAGTAAAAGGAGCTCCAGGGTTCTTGAAACCTGAGGCCCTGGTGAAGTACGTGGGCAAAATGGATTCCATTACTCAGCAACATATGAACACTTTATGGGAAGGAAACGATGAAGTGAAGGCGTTTTCTCTAGCTAAGTCTTTAACTTTAGCTCTTGCCTGTCGTTTTTTCATGGGCGCTGAGGATCCTGAGCGTGTTTCCAGGACGATTTCCAGGTTCGATGCTATAAAAGTGGGTATGCATTCTGTTCCCTGGAATTTTCCTGGGACGAATTTTCATAAAGCTTGCAAAGCCGCAGCTGCAGTTCACCAGGAGTTAATGAGGGTGATTTCTGAGAAGAAATCTGCAATGGCTAGGGGAGAGCCAGTGCGAGATATTGTGTCACATGTGATTCAGGCTTCATATGGCTCAGACGTCGAGATAGCAGAACAACTAATGGGTACACTTGTTGCAGGGTATAGCACTGTGGCTTCCCTCATGACTTTCGTCATGAAATATGTTGCAGAGAGGCCTGACGTATACCAGAAAGTCCTCGCTG agCAACAAGAAGTGGCAGCCTCTAAGAAGCCTGGGGAGCTCTTGAATTGGGATGACATGCAGAAGATGAAATATTCGTGGAATGTAGCACGCGAAGTGCTGAGACTCGCACCAGTCATTCGAGGAACATTTAGAGAGGTTCTCTCAGATTTTACTTACGCTGGTTACACCGTTCCCAAAGGATGGAAG CTGTATTGGACAGTAGATTCAACACACATGAACCCCAAACACTTCCGGAATCCAGAAAAGTTTGACCCATCAAGATATGATGAAGCAAATGACTTACCTTCCTACGCCTTTACTCCATTCGGAGTTGGCCTCCGTTCGTGTCCGGCCAAGGAGTATTCCCGATTGGCTGTCCTGGCATTTGTTCACAATTTGGTGAAGAAATTTAGATGGGAGATGGTGATTCCAGATGAAAAAATCATAGGGGGCTTGATGCCCTCTCCGGAACAGGGCCTTCTTATTCGTCTTTATCATCAttaa